Proteins from one Triticum aestivum cultivar Chinese Spring chromosome 7A, IWGSC CS RefSeq v2.1, whole genome shotgun sequence genomic window:
- the LOC123147230 gene encoding probable E3 ubiquitin-protein ligase ATL44: MRAPANLLHRSTAVTAGPSEPSPSPSSLPPPHPEQQQTAPVMAMDSDMVVILASLLCALVCVLGLGLVSRCVCGRRRSNSTSSSVPLPPKGLKKKAIDALPTVSFTVAGASPQSSSSAAACSSSLECAICLAEFTDGESVRVLPRCGHNFHMTCVDAWLRTCATCPSCRAPIVVTPAQPPVGPTVVVVVATANNRCRRCGELEAPAGGADSTFLP; this comes from the coding sequence ATGCGGGCTCCGGCGAACCTCCTGCACCGCAGCACGGCCGTCACAGCCGGCCCCAGCGAGCCGTCTCCGTCTCCTTCCTCGCTGCCGCCGCCTCATCCGGAGCAGCAGCAGACGGCGCCGGTCATGGCGATGGACTCGGACATGGTGGTGATACTGGCGTCGCTGCTGTGTGCGCTAGTCTgtgtcctcggcctcggcctcgTCTCCCGGTGCGTGTGTGGGCGACGACGCTCTAACTCTACTTCATCCTCCGTGCCTCTTCCCCCGAAAGGCCTCAAGAAGAAGGCCATCGACGCGCTCCCCACCGTCTCCTTCACCGTGGCCGGTGCCTCACCGCAGTCATCGTCATCAGCGGCGGCATGCTCGTCGTCATTGGAGTGCGCGATATGCCTTGCAGAGTTTACGGACGGAGAGAGCGTGCGCGTGCTCCCGCGCTGCGGCCACAACTTCCACATGACCTGCGTCGACGCCTGGCTTCGGACGTGCGCCACCTGCCCCTCCTGCCGCGCCCCCATCGTTGTCACACCGGCTCAGCCGCCGGTGGGGCCAACGGTGGTCGTGGTGGTGGCAACGGCGAACAACAGGTGCAGGAGGTGCGGCGAGCTGGAAGCGCCGGCTGGTGGTGCGGATAGCACGTTCTTGCCTTAG